In one window of Helianthus annuus cultivar XRQ/B chromosome 17, HanXRQr2.0-SUNRISE, whole genome shotgun sequence DNA:
- the LOC110924719 gene encoding uncharacterized protein LOC110924719 translates to MTWGWRKLLASRSLVRPFIWKSIGNGAETNAWSDTWCNIGPLRAFISPRRIANAGFSLQSSLAELVSYDGQWNWPTAWYNLFPVLINIVAPTLCSNSRDRLVLKDLEGNNRPFSSWEVWNNIRYHASKVQWGNMVWYKQCIPRHAFHIWLVIQNKLKTQDRLSVWEAGSETNLNLMCCPLCYYNRDSRDHLFFECSFAMQVWNKVRSFTNMGDVNGDWSDIMAWMNHNSSLQKPDNVISRLVVAAATYFIWQERNSRLFSRNHRTAMVVSHEILTTVRVRLLSLKFKRQFENRSLVDKWKIPDNNLELEPG, encoded by the coding sequence GGAGCCTTGTTCGTCCTTTTATATGGAAATCTATTGGGAATGGTGCTGAAACAAATGCTTGGAGTGATACTTGGTGCAACATCGGTCCTCTTCGAGCGTTCATTTCTCCTAGGCGTATTGCAAATGCAGGTTTCAGTTTGCAGTCTTCGTTAGCTGAGCTGGTGTCTTATGATGGTCAGTGGAACTGGCCGACTGCCTGGTATAACCTGTTTCCTGTCCTAATTAATATAGTAGCGCCTACTTTATGTAGCAATTCTCGTGATCGATTGGTTTTGAAAGACTTGGAAGGCAATAATCGTCCATTTTCTTCTTGGGAGGTTTGGAATAATATTCGGTAtcatgctagtaaagtgcaatgGGGGAATATGGTTTGGTATAAACAATGCATTCCTAGGCATGCGTTTCATATATGGCTTGTTATCCAGAATAAATTGAAGACGCAGGATCGGCTCTCGGTTTGGGAAGCGGGAAGTGAAACAAATTTGAATCTCATGTGTTGTCCTTTATGCTACTACAACAGGGATTCGAGGGACCATCTATTCTTTGAATGCTCTTTTGCTATGCAGGTTTGGAACAAAGTTAGGAGCTTCACTAATATGGGGGATGTCAATGGCGATTGGAGTGATATCATGGCTTGGATGAATCATAATTCGTCCCTTCAGAAACCTGATAATGTGATTAGTAGGTTGGTCGTTGCGGCTGCAACTTACTTCATTTGGCAAGAACGTAACAGCCGGCTGTTTTCAAGGAACCATCGGACGGCTATGGTGGTATCTCATGAAATTCTTACTACGGTCCGAGTGCGGCTTCTGTCTCTTAAGTTCAAACGGCAATTTGAGAATCGGAGCTTGGTGGATAAATGGAAGATTCCTGacaacaacttggagcttgaacCCGGCTAG